From a region of the Streptococcus ruminantium genome:
- a CDS encoding BMC domain-containing protein: MEVIGEINRIIQESVPGKQITLAHVIAAPIQSVYDSLGVEDKGAIGILAITPYETAVIAADLAGKAADIDICFIDRFTGSLMFSGDVQSVETALQRILDYFKYNLGFSIVSLTKS, from the coding sequence GTGGAAGTAATTGGAGAAATCAATCGAATTATTCAAGAATCTGTTCCGGGTAAACAAATTACATTGGCTCATGTTATTGCTGCTCCCATCCAATCGGTTTATGACAGTCTGGGAGTAGAAGATAAAGGAGCTATTGGAATTTTGGCTATAACTCCATACGAAACAGCTGTTATTGCTGCAGATCTAGCCGGAAAAGCAGCAGATATAGATATTTGTTTTATTGATCGTTTCACAGGTTCTCTCATGTTTAGTGGAGATGTACAGAGTGTAGAAACAGCCCTACAAAGAATTCTTGACTATTTTAAGTATAACTTAGGATTCTCCATTGTTTCATTAACAAAATCATGA
- a CDS encoding EutP/PduV family microcompartment system protein, producing MRKRILIIGPEGSGKKELIRVLENEEEICLIKSIVYGCETIYVPSTYLRSPSMKKHIIATQQNAYCLLMLLHSSRVYRVYSPNFAQVFRLPSLGIIVHHSGQSIKNTADCIVELQEAGVDEIIEWEMGDSDTYHELCKKIEQLKEGNQ from the coding sequence ATGAGAAAACGAATACTGATTATTGGACCAGAGGGTTCTGGGAAAAAGGAACTCATTAGAGTACTAGAAAATGAGGAGGAGATTTGCCTCATAAAATCTATCGTGTATGGTTGTGAAACAATTTATGTTCCTAGCACTTATCTCAGGAGTCCTAGCATGAAAAAGCATATTATTGCAACGCAACAAAATGCTTATTGTCTCCTGATGCTCTTACATTCTAGCCGTGTCTATAGAGTCTATTCACCTAATTTTGCACAAGTGTTTAGACTTCCTAGTTTAGGGATTATTGTTCATCATTCAGGACAGTCTATTAAAAATACAGCTGATTGCATAGTTGAATTACAAGAAGCTGGTGTTGATGAGATTATTGAATGGGAGATGGGAGACTCTGATACCTATCACGAATTATGTAAAAAAATAGAACAATTAAAAGAAGGTAATCAATGA
- a CDS encoding 1-propanol dehydrogenase PduQ → MKIHEFQVGPRFIFGKGATAKISELPITKAYVICDPFMEQSHLVNEVLEVLTTSGAETKVFSNVVPDPTVQVVSESMAEIRKYKPDAVIALGGGSAMDTAKAVVRVYSESEKVDSPYLIAIPTTSGSGSENTAFAVISDPTHNEKIALVDDSMVPDLAILDTTFTMTVPPSVTADAGMDVLTHCLEAYVSNQANDFSDACAEKGIRLTWQYIFETYKNGDNQLAREKMHNASSIAGIAFNNAGLGICHSLSHAIGAFFHVPHGRINAYLLPYIISFNASLDSSGETEAARRYAEVAEMLNIGKVTVKQSVVALTSAIKQLSIKMSIPTKLEELGIDRKEFEKMIPEMAQRVMADACTPTNPRTVTQEQIEAIYRSMH, encoded by the coding sequence ATGAAAATACATGAATTTCAAGTGGGTCCACGCTTTATTTTTGGTAAAGGGGCTACAGCAAAAATTTCAGAATTACCAATTACGAAAGCCTATGTTATTTGCGATCCTTTCATGGAACAAAGTCACCTTGTGAACGAAGTTTTAGAGGTTCTAACTACTTCGGGAGCAGAGACCAAGGTTTTTTCAAATGTAGTCCCTGATCCGACAGTACAAGTCGTTTCTGAAAGTATGGCTGAAATTAGAAAGTATAAACCAGATGCTGTTATTGCCTTAGGAGGAGGATCAGCGATGGACACAGCCAAGGCAGTTGTCCGAGTATATTCTGAATCTGAAAAAGTAGACAGTCCTTACTTGATTGCGATTCCCACTACAAGTGGGTCAGGAAGTGAAAATACTGCTTTTGCAGTCATCTCAGATCCAACGCATAACGAAAAAATTGCACTAGTTGATGATTCAATGGTTCCGGATCTCGCTATTTTGGACACTACTTTTACAATGACTGTACCTCCATCGGTGACAGCGGATGCAGGAATGGATGTACTGACGCATTGTCTGGAAGCTTATGTATCCAATCAGGCTAATGATTTTTCTGATGCCTGTGCTGAAAAAGGCATCCGGTTGACTTGGCAATACATCTTTGAAACCTATAAAAATGGTGACAATCAATTAGCTCGTGAGAAGATGCATAATGCTTCATCTATAGCAGGTATCGCATTTAATAATGCAGGGTTGGGAATTTGTCACAGTTTATCTCATGCTATCGGTGCTTTCTTCCATGTACCGCATGGTCGGATCAATGCCTACCTATTGCCCTACATCATTTCCTTTAATGCTTCCTTGGATAGTTCAGGAGAGACAGAGGCAGCTAGACGATACGCTGAGGTTGCAGAGATGTTGAATATTGGCAAAGTCACAGTTAAACAATCAGTAGTAGCTCTGACAAGTGCAATTAAACAATTATCGATAAAAATGAGTATCCCAACGAAACTTGAAGAATTGGGAATTGATCGAAAAGAGTTTGAAAAAATGATTCCAGAGATGGCACAAAGGGTCATGGCAGATGCTTGTACACCAACAAATCCAAGAACCGTTACGCAGGAGCAGATTGAGGCTATCTATCGCTCAATGCACTAA
- the eutJ gene encoding ethanolamine utilization protein EutJ — MISNKLPKTCDQYVEEFEKAEKQPIITKSHIYYTGVDLGTAYIVLVVLDENRNIVAGAHRSANVIKDGMIVDYIGAIRIVRELKESLERQLQTELLYAAAALPPGTDLLDGGVIKNVVQGAGFELTALLDEPTAANTIVGLKDGAIVDIGGGTTGISILKDGEVVKTVDEATGGTHFTLVISGAYHLTFEEADAYKRDNNNHKELNSVLKPVVEKIASIINNSIAGYDVDIIYLVGGTSCLTGIEAIIEKETGIRTVKPKNPMFVTPIGIAMNCSQEIMY, encoded by the coding sequence ATGATATCAAACAAATTACCTAAAACATGCGATCAGTATGTGGAGGAATTTGAAAAGGCTGAAAAGCAACCTATTATTACAAAAAGTCATATTTATTATACGGGGGTTGATTTAGGAACTGCCTACATCGTCTTAGTTGTCCTAGATGAGAATCGAAATATTGTAGCTGGTGCACACCGCAGCGCCAATGTTATCAAGGATGGAATGATTGTTGATTATATTGGAGCGATTCGCATTGTCCGAGAACTAAAAGAAAGTTTAGAAAGACAATTACAGACGGAATTACTCTATGCTGCTGCGGCTCTTCCGCCAGGGACAGATCTATTAGATGGTGGAGTAATCAAAAATGTTGTTCAAGGAGCAGGCTTTGAGTTGACAGCTTTATTAGATGAACCTACAGCAGCTAATACCATTGTAGGCCTTAAAGATGGGGCAATTGTGGATATTGGTGGTGGGACAACAGGCATTTCTATCTTAAAAGATGGAGAAGTAGTGAAGACAGTTGATGAGGCAACAGGGGGAACGCACTTTACTTTGGTAATCTCTGGTGCTTACCACCTAACCTTTGAAGAGGCTGACGCCTATAAGCGAGATAACAACAATCATAAAGAACTGAATAGCGTTTTGAAGCCTGTCGTTGAAAAAATTGCCAGCATTATAAATAATAGTATTGCTGGATATGATGTGGATATCATCTACTTGGTTGGTGGCACCAGTTGTCTAACTGGAATTGAGGCCATTATCGAAAAAGAAACGGGGATTCGAACTGTTAAACCGAAAAATCCGATGTTTGTTACCCCGATAGGAATAGCAATGAATTGCAGTCAAGAAATTATGTATTAG
- a CDS encoding EutN/CcmL family microcompartment protein, whose translation MLVAELVDTIWATRKSDALNGAKFLLAKVVGGSRSGEIMVVADMIGAGIGDRVIVATGSAARRMMENDLMPVDAAVIGIIDENYDQIKQQNGEINRLLE comes from the coding sequence ATGTTAGTTGCAGAATTAGTTGATACAATTTGGGCCACTAGAAAATCGGATGCCTTGAATGGTGCTAAATTTCTACTGGCAAAGGTAGTCGGTGGTAGTAGATCTGGAGAGATTATGGTCGTTGCTGATATGATCGGTGCAGGAATTGGTGATCGAGTCATTGTGGCAACAGGTTCTGCTGCCCGTCGTATGATGGAAAATGATTTGATGCCAGTTGATGCAGCGGTTATAGGAATTATTGACGAAAACTACGATCAAATCAAACAACAAAACGGAGAAATAAATAGATTGTTGGAATAG
- a CDS encoding cupin domain-containing protein — protein MAKLIVAKDVLACKEAGQMVCHIEKGTIITPAAQDEAKKYGISFECCEDTCTTSFEMSNQRISTDEILHILKNILMNTDDKIEREAKPYRFVSHTNGMKVVRGSTVRMDDFDTGTPGAKVGFQELVGQHESKMSAGFLTIDQSKFAWKLPYEEIDYVISGTVTVEIDGQTFVAREGDVLFVPSGSNVVWGSPDNAKLFYTTYPSNWADLM, from the coding sequence ATGGCAAAATTGATAGTTGCAAAAGATGTTCTTGCATGTAAGGAAGCAGGGCAGATGGTGTGTCATATTGAAAAAGGGACAATTATTACTCCTGCTGCACAAGATGAAGCCAAAAAATATGGTATTTCATTTGAGTGTTGCGAAGATACTTGTACAACATCATTTGAAATGAGTAATCAACGTATCAGCACTGATGAAATCCTGCATATTTTAAAGAATATTTTAATGAATACAGATGACAAAATAGAGAGGGAAGCCAAGCCATACCGTTTTGTTTCGCATACAAATGGTATGAAAGTTGTACGTGGTTCAACGGTTCGGATGGATGACTTTGATACAGGAACACCGGGTGCCAAGGTCGGTTTTCAGGAACTTGTTGGCCAGCATGAATCAAAAATGAGTGCAGGTTTTCTAACGATTGATCAATCCAAATTTGCATGGAAACTACCATACGAAGAAATTGATTATGTTATCTCGGGAACGGTAACAGTTGAAATCGATGGACAAACTTTTGTAGCGCGTGAAGGAGATGTTTTATTTGTCCCTTCAGGCTCAAATGTGGTTTGGGGTTCACCAGATAATGCAAAACTATTTTATACTACGTATCCATCGAACTGGGCAGACTTAATGTAG
- a CDS encoding BMC domain-containing protein, whose amino-acid sequence MRALGLIETYGFIGAIEAADVMLKVANVSLLKLEKVHGGLVTVSIEGDVGAVKVAVEVGASAVQRFGTEFLHSSHVIPRPDQQLSSILDENTEISLLQDEPTKEVAVAHLPNASKATDKIVEAEEHVTDSIEEPIVNVTTVKEYRRQLERTKAADLRAMISDNENISIAEEKLSSLVRKTMIAMLVDDYSKKIKQSVEKT is encoded by the coding sequence ATGAGAGCTTTAGGGTTGATAGAAACGTATGGGTTTATCGGAGCCATTGAAGCTGCGGATGTCATGCTAAAAGTTGCAAATGTTTCTTTGCTGAAATTAGAAAAAGTGCATGGCGGCTTGGTCACTGTCAGTATCGAAGGAGATGTTGGAGCAGTAAAAGTAGCTGTGGAAGTTGGTGCTAGCGCTGTTCAGAGATTTGGTACGGAGTTTCTTCATAGTTCGCATGTCATTCCTAGACCGGACCAACAACTCTCTTCCATTTTAGATGAGAATACTGAGATAAGCCTCTTACAAGATGAACCAACAAAAGAAGTAGCAGTTGCCCACTTACCAAACGCTTCAAAAGCGACAGATAAAATCGTTGAGGCAGAAGAACACGTCACAGATAGTATCGAAGAACCGATAGTAAATGTAACAACCGTTAAGGAATACAGGCGACAACTAGAAAGAACAAAGGCTGCAGACTTACGGGCGATGATTTCAGATAATGAGAATATTTCCATTGCAGAAGAAAAATTATCCAGTTTGGTAAGGAAAACGATGATTGCCATGTTGGTCGATGATTATTCTAAGAAAATCAAACAGTCAGTAGAAAAAACGTAG
- a CDS encoding acetaldehyde dehydrogenase (acetylating), translated as MKTIDVDLCSIQEARDLVRSGKEAAQKIAHFSDEQIDAILKNIVKSVEANAYYLANLAVEETGFGKLEDKAYKNYAASTLLYDEIKDYKTSGILDFDENNKVFRVAEPMGLVLGITPSTNPTSTIIYKSIISIKSRNAIVFAPHPSAKRCSIEAAELVRKAAVEAGAPENIVGCVMNPTLESTNELMHSKEVAMIIATGGPGMVKAAYSSGKPAIGVGAGNSPAYIEKTADVKKAIATIIASKTFDNGTICASEQAIICEESNKDEVLRELKEQGCYLMTREETDRVCQLLFRGNTKGCHPAMNPKFVGQPAIKIAVAAGLSVPEDTKILVGPQVGVGQGNPLSFEKLTTVIGFYVVKDWEEACALSIRLLQNGIGHTMSLHTGDPEMIFRFSSKPASRILINTGGSQGGTGISTGLPIAFTLGCGTDGGSSVSDNLTPEHLVNVKTVAYGTKDVTTIVAKDSRFQSLPKLTMLSKTDTKIDAVCSASIHCQNKHELEKDFLSQTPQAIQENFEKRQNLQSDELNEKQTLSTEDDIDNEAIVREILSSLRR; from the coding sequence ATGAAGACAATTGATGTAGATCTCTGCTCTATACAAGAAGCACGTGATTTAGTAAGAAGCGGCAAAGAGGCGGCACAGAAGATTGCTCATTTTTCAGATGAGCAGATAGATGCCATTCTAAAAAATATCGTGAAATCAGTTGAAGCCAATGCTTATTATTTAGCTAACTTAGCAGTAGAAGAAACAGGCTTTGGTAAATTGGAAGATAAGGCTTATAAAAATTATGCAGCCTCAACTTTACTTTATGACGAAATCAAGGATTATAAGACATCGGGAATTTTAGATTTTGATGAAAATAATAAAGTTTTTAGAGTAGCTGAGCCAATGGGACTGGTGCTGGGGATTACACCTTCTACTAACCCAACTTCAACAATTATTTATAAGTCGATTATTTCTATTAAATCGCGTAATGCAATTGTGTTTGCCCCACATCCATCGGCTAAGAGGTGTAGTATAGAAGCGGCTGAACTAGTGAGAAAAGCTGCGGTTGAAGCTGGAGCCCCAGAAAATATTGTAGGGTGTGTTATGAACCCAACATTAGAGTCAACAAATGAGTTGATGCACTCAAAAGAAGTTGCAATGATTATCGCAACGGGCGGTCCCGGCATGGTAAAAGCTGCTTATAGTAGTGGCAAACCAGCTATTGGTGTCGGGGCTGGCAATTCTCCAGCTTATATTGAGAAAACAGCAGATGTAAAAAAAGCAATTGCTACTATTATTGCCTCTAAAACATTTGATAACGGGACGATTTGTGCTTCTGAGCAAGCGATTATCTGTGAGGAAAGCAATAAGGATGAAGTACTTCGCGAATTAAAAGAGCAGGGGTGCTACCTCATGACCCGAGAGGAGACAGATAGGGTTTGTCAGCTTCTCTTTAGAGGCAATACTAAAGGATGCCATCCGGCCATGAATCCGAAATTCGTTGGGCAACCAGCTATAAAAATTGCAGTTGCAGCAGGGCTGTCAGTACCAGAAGATACCAAGATTTTGGTAGGTCCTCAAGTTGGTGTTGGTCAGGGAAATCCACTATCGTTTGAAAAATTAACGACTGTTATTGGTTTTTATGTTGTCAAAGATTGGGAAGAAGCTTGTGCTTTGAGTATTCGACTGCTACAAAATGGTATCGGTCATACGATGAGCTTACATACAGGTGACCCAGAAATGATTTTCCGTTTTTCCAGTAAGCCTGCTTCTCGTATCTTAATCAATACAGGAGGAAGCCAAGGTGGTACAGGTATTTCCACTGGACTTCCAATTGCCTTTACCCTAGGTTGTGGTACTGATGGTGGTAGTTCTGTTTCGGATAATCTAACCCCAGAACACTTGGTAAATGTAAAAACAGTTGCATACGGAACAAAAGATGTTACAACTATTGTTGCGAAAGATAGTCGCTTTCAATCATTGCCAAAATTGACTATGCTATCTAAAACCGATACAAAGATTGATGCAGTATGTTCAGCGAGCATTCATTGTCAAAACAAGCATGAATTGGAAAAAGATTTTTTGAGTCAAACGCCACAGGCTATTCAAGAAAATTTTGAAAAGCGTCAAAACTTACAGTCTGATGAATTAAATGAGAAACAAACTCTGTCTACCGAAGATGACATTGATAATGAAGCTATTGTTAGAGAGATTTTGTCATCTTTAAGAAGATAG
- the pduL gene encoding phosphate propanoyltransferase — translation MAAKEPVTKADVFGRNAIPLGISNRHIHLSQVDIDCLFGPGYRFNQLKELSQKGQFAYKECVTIAGPKGVIERVRILGPSRSHTQVEILRSDCFKLGIDAPLRLSGDIEHTPGCTVIGPVGSIQLNKGCIVAKRHIHMSPSDAKHFGVEDKQVVSLEIPGERGGIIHNVIVRVNDNFSLECHLDTEEANALGLTGLNKLRIIK, via the coding sequence GTGGCAGCCAAGGAACCTGTAACAAAAGCAGATGTTTTTGGTCGCAATGCCATTCCTCTAGGTATATCAAATAGGCACATTCATTTATCTCAGGTAGATATAGATTGTTTATTCGGTCCTGGCTACCGCTTTAATCAACTAAAAGAATTGTCGCAAAAGGGACAATTTGCCTACAAGGAATGTGTAACCATTGCAGGTCCTAAGGGAGTTATTGAAAGAGTTAGGATTTTAGGTCCATCACGAAGCCATACGCAGGTTGAAATATTAAGAAGTGATTGTTTTAAGCTGGGTATTGATGCACCGTTACGCTTATCCGGTGACATTGAACATACTCCAGGTTGCACAGTAATTGGTCCAGTGGGCTCGATTCAGCTAAATAAAGGTTGTATAGTCGCTAAACGACATATTCATATGAGCCCAAGTGATGCTAAACATTTCGGTGTAGAAGACAAGCAAGTTGTTTCTTTGGAAATACCTGGTGAGCGTGGCGGCATTATCCATAATGTTATTGTTCGTGTGAATGATAACTTCTCACTGGAATGTCATTTAGATACCGAAGAAGCAAATGCCTTAGGACTAACAGGGCTAAATAAATTACGCATTATTAAGTAA
- the eutM gene encoding ethanolamine utilization microcompartment protein EutM, giving the protein MTSEALGMIETKGLIGSIEAADAMVKAANVTLIGKEHVGGGLVTVLVRGDVGAVKAATDAGAAAAQRVGELVSVHVIPRPHGEVETILPH; this is encoded by the coding sequence ATGACTTCAGAAGCATTAGGCATGATTGAAACAAAAGGCTTGATAGGCTCAATAGAGGCTGCTGATGCTATGGTAAAAGCTGCTAATGTTACCTTGATTGGCAAGGAACACGTAGGTGGTGGTCTAGTTACCGTTTTGGTTCGTGGTGATGTTGGTGCAGTAAAAGCTGCTACTGATGCAGGTGCAGCCGCTGCCCAACGTGTAGGAGAGTTAGTCTCTGTTCACGTCATTCCGCGTCCACATGGCGAAGTAGAAACCATTTTACCACACTAA
- the eutM gene encoding ethanolamine utilization microcompartment protein EutM, giving the protein MTSEALGMIETKGLIGSIEAADAMVKAANVTLIGKEHVGGGLVTVLVRGDVGAVKAATDAGAAAAQRVGELVSVHVIPRPHGEVETILPH; this is encoded by the coding sequence ATGACTTCAGAAGCATTAGGCATGATTGAAACAAAAGGCTTGATAGGCTCAATAGAGGCTGCTGATGCCATGGTAAAAGCTGCTAATGTTACCTTGATTGGCAAGGAACACGTAGGTGGTGGTCTAGTCACCGTTTTGGTTCGTGGTGATGTTGGTGCAGTAAAAGCTGCTACTGATGCAGGTGCAGCCGCTGCCCAACGTGTAGGAGAGTTAGTCTCTGTTCACGTCATTCCGCGTCCACATGGCGAAGTAGAAACCATTTTACCACACTAA
- the eutM gene encoding ethanolamine utilization microcompartment protein EutM, with the protein MTSEALGMIETKGLIGSIEAADAMVKAANVTLIGKEHVGGGLVTVLVRGDVGAVKAATDAGAAAAQRVGELVSVHVIPRPHGEVETILPKVK; encoded by the coding sequence ATGACTTCAGAAGCATTAGGCATGATTGAAACAAAAGGCTTGATAGGCTCAATAGAGGCTGCTGATGCCATGGTAAAAGCTGCTAATGTTACCTTGATTGGCAAGGAACACGTAGGTGGTGGTCTAGTTACCGTTTTGGTTCGTGGTGATGTTGGTGCAGTAAAAGCTGCTACCGATGCAGGTGCAGCCGCTGCCCAACGTGTAGGAGAGTTAGTCTCTGTTCACGTCATTCCGCGTCCACATGGTGAAGTAGAAACCATTTTACCAAAAGTAAAATAA